One window of the Diospyros lotus cultivar Yz01 chromosome 12, ASM1463336v1, whole genome shotgun sequence genome contains the following:
- the LOC127787267 gene encoding uncharacterized protein LOC127787267, with translation MDLYSRFRRSLSRPKKTTTRPSDGDAQRQEQEEEEEETMFGITEPLIDFIKTFAIDTFKNFPVPDEERGDCGEETGASAGNVRKDLSEWQERHATLVLSKSKEMSQLRFKLCPRHLKEWMFWRIYFTLVKNYIAEYELRAIQLAKLRQMTAENEKCPDTSGYEVEMSETKQKPNLQCPLQNTT, from the exons ATGGATTTGTACTCGCGGTTTCGACGCAGTCTTTCAAGACCCAAGAAGACGACGACTAGGCCGTCCGACGGTGACGCCCAACGCcaggaacaagaagaagaagaagaagaaacaatgtTTGGAATCACGGAGCCGTTAATCGATTTCATTAAGACATTCGCTATCGACACCTTCAAAAACTTTCCCGTTCCTG ATGAAGAGAGAGGTGATTGTGGCGAAGAGACTGGGGCCAGTGCTGGGAATGTTCGGAAGGATCTGTCTGAATGGCAAGAACGGCATGCTACTCTTGTGCTATCCAAATCAAAG GAAATGTCACAACTTAGGTTTAAGCTGTGCCCTCGTCATCTCAAGGAATGGATGTTCTGGAGAATATACTTTACActtgtcaaaaattatattgCTGA ATATGAGTTGCGCGCCATACAGTTGGCAAAACTTAGACAGATGACGGCTGAGAATGAGAAGTGTCCTGATACGAGTGGGTATGAAGTGGAAATGTCAGAGACAAAGCAGAAGCCAAATTTGCAGTGCCCTCTTCAAAACACAACTTAA
- the LOC127787266 gene encoding cyclin-dependent kinase inhibitor 5-like, with amino-acid sequence MGKYLRKAKIAGDVALMEVISQSSIGVRTRAKTLALQRLQSAAAPPQASSDSSYLQLRSRRLPKAPLDQRRQARDCCAQNPNSLRRSANACSRSVSINVKGDIRELIERGGEGNGTQGIDDVEPSFGENYLEFEGRERSTRESTPCSLIRESDASAPGSTSRQTISTAANRRTQNPMQGNVPTTQEIEEFFAYAEQQQQQQRLFTEKYNFDIRHDSPLPGRYKWVRVNQ; translated from the exons ATGGGCAAGTACTTGAGAAAGGCTAAGATTGCAGGCGACGTGGCGCTGATGGAGGTGATTTCGCAGTCTTCTATCGGAGTTCGGACGAGAGCCAAGACACTTGCTCTGCAGCGCCTTCAATCCGCCGCCGCACCGCCGCAGGCAAGCTCCGATTCGTCTTACCTTCAGCTTAGGAGTCGGAGGCTTCCGAAGGCTCCGCTGGACCAGAGGAGACAAGCTAGGGATTGTTGCGCGCAAAACCCTAACTCTCTACGACGGAGTGCAAACGCTTGCTCCCGGTCGGTCTCGATTAATGTGAAAGGGGATATCCGTGAACTTATAGAGAGGGGAGGAGAAGGCAATGGGACTCAAGGCATTGATGATGTTGAGCCTTCTTTTGGGGAGAACTATCTGGAGTTTGAAGGCAGAGAAAG GAGCACCAGGGAAAGCACACCTTGTAGTTTGATAAGGGAGTCAGACGCCTCTGCCCCTGGCTCTACTTCAAGGCAAACGATTTCAACTGCAGCAAATAGAAGAACTCAAAATCCCATGCAAGGAAACGTACCTACGACACAAGAGATAGAGGAGTTCTTCGCTTATGCAGAACAGCAACAACAGCAGCAAAGGCTTTTTACTGAGAA GTATAACTTCGATATCCGTCATGATTCGCCACTTCCAGGACGATACAAATGGGTGAGAGTAAATCAGTAA